Part of the Candidatus Cloacimonadaceae bacterium genome, CACGGCCTACGGGTCAATGGATGAAGTACAGAATGCCCTGATTGATAGCTTTGAATACCTGGACAACAACAAAGATATGGTTTCAAGACTGACCTATTTTAAGTGGATGAATTTGGATATATGAAAGCGAATTGGTATAAGGCTGATTTCGCAGCCATCAAAGGCATGAAAGGCAAAGCCGGAAAGTATGGAGAAACAATCATCAAACTATTACAAGAAGAAGTTCTGGGACAAGAAACTGTCAAGTCCTAATATAGTTGACTCCGTAATGCGCTCTGGAAAGGGGATATTGAAACGGAGGAGGTATGCCTGTAGCGCAGCATGCCACTGCTGCGGAGGATGAATATGGAATTACCGACGTCCCCCGTCGGTTCATGCGCGGCAACCCCAACAAGGGCGACACAACATCCTGTGTAGTGTGATCGGGTGATCGAGTGAACGGGTGAGCACATCTCTTTTCTCTGATCTCTCTTCTCTGATCTCTCTGTGGTGAATTCATCTCTGAATCTCATAAATCTTTCACCTTCGCAGCAGTGGCATGCTGCGCTACGGGTATCACCTTTCCACCTTTCCATATTTCCACTAACCCCCGCCCCCGCTCACCCGCTCATCCATCGCTCAGATTGATCTTCCTGCTCTTAAATCCATAGCCCAGCACGTCATAGACATCCGTGAGGATCATAAAGGCATCGGGATCGATGTCTTTGACGATGTCCGTAAGCAGCGGTACCTGGCGGCGGTTGAGGACGCAGAATAGGACTTTAATATCTTTCATTTCATAGCCGCCCATGCCTTTGAAATAGGTGACGCCGCGTTCGAGTTTGGCATAGATCTCGTCTCTGATCTCATCGACTTCTCTGGAGATGATATAGACGCCTTTGATGTAGGGGAGGCCTTCGCTGGCGAGATCGGTGATCTTGGTGGTGATGAAAAGATTGATGTAGCCCCAGATGAAGATTTTGGGATCTTTGAGGAAAATGGCGACCAAGAGGATGATTCCGGTTTCCACCATATAGTATCCCGTGCCAATGGACAGTCCTGCTTTTTGTTTGATCAGCGCGACGGGAATATCCGTTCCTCCGGTGGAGCCGCGAAATCTGAAAATAATGCCCAACCCAAGACCTAACAAGACCGATCCGGCAATAGCGGAAAGCATCATGTCTTCCGGTCCGAGCATCGCGTAGATGGTTCTACCATTCACGATGTGGGTATATTTGCTCAAGTCTGCGATGAAACCCATCCGGAAAAGAACGGGATAGCTGATCAGATCCGTCATCAGGGCGGTGATGAGCATCCCATACAGAGATTTGCTGCCAAATGACCTCCCGATGAAGACAAAGCTGATGACAAAGAGGGGGATGTTGATCATGATCATGGAAACGCCGTTGGGGATGCCCGTGTAGGCATTGATGATCTGGGACAAACCTCCGACGCCTCCGGGTGCCATGTTATAGGGCAGCAAAAACCATGAATATCCGATGGCGAAGAAAACCGCGCCAAAGAGGATTCCGAGCAGGTGTCCGGCTTCACGCCTGAGTCTTTGTCCGTGAGTGAGCTTTTTCATATTCGGCATCTCCTAATATCTTGACTAATATGGCTCTGTCAGAAATCTGACTTTCTGAAAACTAAAAGGAATTAAACATGATTATCGATCTGAGATTAAACGGTATAAAACACAGCATTATAGAGCTCGAGGAGCCGAAATCCATACACGACGTCGTTCGGGATACGGACATCCTCGCGGACAGCGTTTTGTCCTACAAAATTGACCATACCCAATATGTCAATGATGAATATATCCCGATGCAGAATACGCTGGTAAATTGCATTACCTACAATCACCATGAAGGCAGCCGCATCTATCAGGATTCCGCTATTTTTATCCTCGCCAAAGCGCTGTATGGCATGCTTGGCAACCAGCACGCGCTGGTGATCGAGCACTCAATCGGGGACGGTGCTTTTTGCGAAGTCTTTGGTATTCATCGTTTTTCGGAAACTGATTGCGCGAGGATCAAACAGGAAATGCGCGTCATCGTGGAGAGCGATCTGCCCATCGAACGCATCGAAGTGAAAACTGCCGAAGCGCTGGATATTTTTTCCTCGATGGGACGCAAGGACATCCTTAAAAATCTGAAATACAACTATCGCGAGACCACCACTATCTATCGCTGCGGCAAGTATTACGATAGCTTCATCCGTCCGTTGGCAGATAGAGCGGGCATGATCCAGGAATTTGACGTGGTATATCAGGCGCCGGGTTTCATTTTGAGATTTCCCACCGGCAAAGATTGCAAGATCGCAAGACCCTTCAACCTGCCAAGAAAGCTCTTCGCCATGCATCAGGAACACGACAAATGGCTCGATATCCTCAACGTGCACAACATCATAGACGTCAACAAACTGAATGACAACTATGATATCTCCCAGTTTATCCTGGTCGAGGAAGCTCTGCACGAAAAGAAAATCGCGGAGATCGCAGCGGACATCGTCAAGCGCGAGGACGCGAAACTGATCCTGATCGCGGGACCTTCTTCCTCCGGCAAGACGACCTTTGCCAAGCGCCTCTCGGTGCAATTGCAGGCTTCCAAGGCAAAGCCTCTGATCATCGGCATGGACGACTATTTCATCGATCGAGACAAAACCGCACGCAAGGAAAACGGGGACTTTGACTTCGAATCCATCTATGCGCTGGATCTGGATTTTCTCAATCAACAACTCAAGGCACTGCTGGACGGAGATGAAATCGAACTGCCCCACTATGACTTTTCCAGAGGGGTGCGCAGACGCAGCAACCACTATATCCAAATGGGCAGGGACACCATTGTCGTTATGGAAGGCATCCACGGATTGAACGATCAATTGACCGCTGCGATCCCCTCCGAGCGCAAGGCAAAGATCTATGTGAGCGCTCTCAATCAGCTCAATATCGACAACCACAACCGCATACCGACCACCGATTGCCGCCTGCTCAGAAGAATCATCCGCGATCATCAATATCGCGGTTATAGCGCCAACGATACCATTCTGCGTTGGTCGGACGTTCGCGAAGGCGAGGAAAAGAACATCTTTCCCTATCAGGAAAACGCGGACTATATGTTTAACAGCAGCTTGACCTACGAGCTGGGAATATTGCGCAAACACGTCTGGAAGATGCTCCATAACGTGCCCAAGACATCATCCGCCTTCACGGAATCCCGTCGTTTGATCAACCTGCTCTCCCACGTCGTGGATATTCCGGACGCGCTGGTGCCCTACAATTCCATCATACGCGAGTTTACGAACGGAAGCATTTTCCGCTACTAAAGACGATGAACCGCATACATATATTATCCGAGGATGTCCGCAACAAGATCGCCGCCGGCGAAGTGATCGAACGTCCTGTTTCCGTAGTCAAGGAACTGGTGGAAAACTCCATCGACGCGCAAGCGACAGCGATCACCGTCAATATCGAAAAGGGCGGAAAGGAATTGATCCAGGTGATCGACAACGGATTTGGCATGAGTGCGGACGATGCCATGCTCGCTTTTGAACGCCATGCGACCAGCAAAATCAAGACCGTGGACGATATCATCCACATCGGTTCGCTCGGTTTCAGGGGAGAAGCATTGCCCAGCATCGCTTCCGTGAGTGCTCTCACCCTCGTGACCAAAACCGTAGGAGAAGAAACCGCCTCAAGGATCGAATATTCCTATGGCAGATTGAAGGACATCAGCAAAGCCTCCGCCAATCAGGGCACGATGATCAGCGCAAAGGGTCTGTTCAAGAGTCTTCCCGCCCGGCGCAAGTTTCTCAAAACCGATCAATCGGAGCTGCGTCATATCCTGAAGTATTTCCATTATCAAGCGGTGCTCTATCCCGAAATCAGTTTCAAGCTGGTCGTGGACGGACGCGAGAAACTGAGCTACGTCGCGGCAAAAACGATGACCGAGCGGATGGGTGACGTCTTTGGCAGCGCCTTTTTTCACGATGATATCATCGCTATCGATGATGGATATGAGGATTATCGTCTGCAAGGCTATATCTTTGGTCTCGAAGACCGCAGCGACAAACTCATCGACATCCAATACACTTTTATCAACGGGCGTTTCATCAACGACAAGACGATGAGGCACAGCATTAAAAACGCCTATGAACCCTTTGTGCTCAAGTCCCGCGTCTGGCAAAAAGGCAGCACCCCGCCCTATCTTTTGTTTTTGAGCGTTCCTCCCGAACAAATCGACGTGAACGTGCATCCCGCAAAGCTGGAGATCCGGTTTCGTGAACAGCAGAAAGTGCATTCTTTTACCCTGCAGAGCATTAGCAAAGCCCTGAGGAACTATGAGGATCTGAAATTTGCCGGAGCGAAAAAGAAGTTTCACCAAGCCGCGGAAGTTTCCGCTGCCAGCTCTTTGGAACAGACTATCTTTCGCAATAGTGTGGAAGTTCCCCGCTATTCGGAATATAAAAAGGAATTTGGCAATCTCTATCAGCCGGATCTATTTCGTCCGCCGGTGGAAACTCCGAGGCGTCCGAGCATCCCGATCGTCAATCCCGAGGTGAGGGTGGGGGATCAAATGGAGATCCTTCCCAATTTTTCCAACGACACCGTTTCCATCCGTTTGCTCCTGAAAAGCGAAGAAGATTATATCAATCCATGGCAGTTGCACAACACCTATATCTTCTTTCAGATCGAGGATGGGCTCGTGATCGTCGATCAACACGCCGCGCATGAACGCATCATCTATGAAAAGCTGGTGCATCGAACCAAGGGTACTCCGCCCACCCGGCAAAAACTGATCGTGCCTCTGGTGATCGATATTCCGCCCTATATTTCAGCACAGATCAAAGACCTGATCGAAACCAATCTCGAGCTTTTGGAAAAGACCGGTTTCGTGCTTAAAAAGTTCTCCGGCGATTCTTTGGTGATCGAAGAGATTCCTGCCGAACTGAGCGATTGGCAGGGTGGAAAGATCTTTATCGAAATCCTCAAACAACTGGAGGAAGAGATGGAGATCGGGGCGGATTTTCGTGAGGGTCTGGCAAAATCCATTGCCTGCAAAGCCGCTATCAAAGCGGGGCAGAGGCTCACCCGCAAGGAAATGCTCAATCTGATCAACAATCTCTTTGCTTGCGAAACACCATATTTCTGTCCGCATGGGCGTCCGCTAATCATCAAGATGAATCTTGGCGATTTTGAAAAGAAATTCAAACGTCAATTATGATCCCACTGATCACTATCGAAGGAGCCACCGCGTCCGGCAAAAGCGCTCTGGCACTGAAGCTTGCCTTGGAATTGGGGGCTCAGATCATTTCCGCGGATTCGAGACAAATCTATCGCTATTTGGATATCGGCACGGCAAAACCTTCAAAGCAGGAACTCGCACTAATTCCTCACCACCTCATAGATATCATCGATCCCGATCAGAGCTATAATGCCGGTTTCTTTTGCAGAGATGCGGGCCGGATCATATCGGATTTGCATCAGCAAGGAATACCCGCGATCGCGTGTGGAGGGACGGGACTCTATGTCCGTTCGCTGCTATGGGGCTTATTTGAGATTCCTGAGATACCGTTATCAATCCGCGAAGCGCTCAAACAGCGCTTGGAAATGGAAGGACAGGAGAGGCTCTATCACGAATTGGAGCTAATCGACGCGAGTTTTGCAGACCGGATCAGCCCCAGCGACACGCAGCGCGTTTTACGAGGCTTGGAAGTGTTTCAGGGAACGGGCAAAACTATTAGCACTCATTGGCGTGAGCAGGAGAATATGGCAAAGTACCGGTGCTTTCGCATTCTCGTCGATCCACCCCGCCCCCTGCTCTATGAGCGCATCAACGCGCGCATGGACACTATGGTGGCAAATGGACTGATAGGGGAGATAAGCAGCCTGTTTGAAATGGGTTTCGATACTTTATCACCGGGATTGAACAGCCTTGGGTACAAGGAATATATGCCCTATTTCGCCGGTTTGGAAGATCTGGCAACCTGCACCCTGATAGCCGCTCAACACTGCCGTAATTATGCCAAACGCCAGGCGACTTGGTATCGAAAATGCAAGTTTGATTTGACAATCGGAAATGATTGCATTAGTATGTCCCATATAACGAGATTGATCCGGGATTTCATCCAGGGTTAGTTTAAATGAGGAACACAATGTTCATATTTGCAAAGGTATTTGATATCACCATAAGCGAGGATGAGGTCAAGCGCGAAAGCAAACGGCTCATCGGCGCGTCTGAGAGTGAGGAGCTCACTATCAAGCAAGCGCTTAGCCGTCTTATCGATGAATGCATTCTCTTCCACGAAGCCATCCGTGAAGGATTCGAGATGAACGAATGCGAATTTGACGCTGCTCTGCTTGAAAGCCTTGAGGATATGGACAATACATCAATAGATTGTCCCATGAACATGCGCCAGGCGGAGGAGCTCGAACAATCGCTCAAGCGGCGCATCGTAGTTCGTAAATATATGCGGGCTCTTTGGGAAAAGAGATTAAACATCGGCGAAGCGGAGCTGAACGCTTTCTACGAGGATCAAAAAGAAGTATTCTTTGCTCCTGAGACCGTTCGCGCCTCCCATATCCTGATCAAAAAAGACAGCGAAGACGCGCTTGCAAGGATCTCCGAATTGAGAGCTTCGATCAAGAGTTCCGAGGATTTTCTTGCCCGATGCAACCAATCCGAATGTCCCAGCAACATACGTTGTGGGGATTTGGGCTATTTCCCGCGGGGGAAGATGATCAGAGAGATCGAGGAAGTGGCATTCTCACTGGAATTGAATCAAATCAGCGATGTATTTTCTTCGCCATTTGGGTATCACATTATCATGCTCACGGAGAGGGTTATTCCTCATCAGGTGCCCCTTGACGAGATCCGTGAAAGTCTGAGAACACGGTTGGCTCAGCTCGAGCGCGAGTTTTTCCTCATTCGGCACATCAGCGAGCTGCGCTCAAAACACGAAAGCGCTATTGATATTCTGGTTGAAAACTATAAAGAGGCTTGAGCTTTAAGTTTGCTCAGTCGGGCGAGAATCAGATCAGCAGGGCTGAATCCAGTAGTTCGTAGATTTCATCAATGCTGTCGGTGCTGTTCATGCGTTTGCGAAGTTCAGCTCCGCCGATGATCCCCTTGGTATAGAATCCAATCTGCGAACGCAATTCCTTGACCACGACGCTTTCCCGCTTGATCTGCAGAGCAAGACTGATGTGATCGAATATACATTGCCTCAGCTTGTCTTTGGTTATCGGTGAGGGGGTTTCGCCTCTCATCAATTCTTTGATCTGCTCAAAGATCCAGGGTTTTCCCAGAGCGCCCCGACCGATCATCACGGAATCGCAATTTGTGTGTGAATACAGTTGCAGAGCAGTTTTCGGGGAGATGATATCGCCATTTCCGATCAGGGGAATGCTCAGGTTCTTTTTCAGCAACGCGATATGATCCCAGTCACTTTTGCCGGAAAACATCTGCGTCTGGGTGCGTGGATGCAGGCAGAGAAAATCCGCTCCTGAATCCTGCATCAGCATACCGAATTCGAGAAAGTTGAGATTGTTGAAATCCCAACCGCTGCGAAACTTGACGCTGAGCGGAATCTCTCCGCAGAGGGCTGATTTGCATGCTTTTACGATCTCTCCGGCAAGAGTAAGATTCTTCATCAAAGCGGAACCAGCGCCGCGGCGGACTACTTTTTTCACCGGGCACCCCATGTTGATATCGATAAAATCCGGTTTCCAAGCCAGGCAAAACTCAGCCGCCTTTGCCATTATCAAAGGATCGGAACCAAATATCTGGATGCCGAATGGACGTTCAACGGGGTCAAAGATTATGTATCTGATCGTTTTAGCGGAATCGCGCACCAAGCCGTCGGCACTCACCATTTCGCTGACGAGGACGTCCGCACCATGATCTTTGCAGAGCTTACGAAAAGCCTGATCGGTATATCCAGCCAGCGGAGCGAGCCAGAGCTTGTTTCCGATTAGCTGCTTCAAAGAGAGTAGATCTTCTTGATCGTCGGGATGTCCGGCAAGTCTATCTGCTCCGGGTTCATGTACTTGTGTGCAAATTCAAGATACAAGCCGGAATTGATAAAGAAATCCAATAGGTCGCGGTCGAGATCGCCGTCTTTGACGCAAAAAGCCATGATCCGCAACGATTCGGTGAGAGTTTTCGCTTTCTTATAGGGTCGATCGGCGGCGGTCAAAGCTTCAAAGATGTCTGCCACGGCGATGATGCGGGATTGAATCGGAAGGTCTTCCGCGGTCAACCCCCTGGGATATCCTTTGCCGTTCAGCTTTTCGTGGTGAGTGGCTGCATAGAAGGCGACGTTTTTATACTTCTTGGGGAAACTTAGTTGGGACAGCATATCCCAAGTGACGGATACGTGCGCGGACATCTGTTTCATTTCGGCTGAAGTAAGCGTCCCGCGACGGATTTGAAGGTTGTTCTTTTCATCCTCGCTGATTAGGAAATAGTGCGATCCCTCATATTCAAAACCTATCCCGGCAAGTCGCTCAATGCGCTCAATATCGCTATCGGGAACGAATTCGCCGCCGATATTGACCTTCTTGATGAAGGCAAGCTCGTCTGCAAAATACTGGGAAATATCTCCGGGATCGAGTTCTGCAGAGATGCTTTGGCGAATGAAACCGGTGTATTCTTCTGCCGGAATCAATCTGGACAACATAGTGCAAAGAAGCTTCATGCGTTCAAAGCGAAACTCGACCAAATCGATGCGATCAAGAATGGTCTCCAGTTTTGTGCTCTTGTCCATGATAAATTCAGGGGTGATGATTTTGCCTACGTCGTGCATCCAACCTGCCATGGACAGCTCTTTCAATTCGTTTTCGCTGAACCTGAATTGGGCGTATTTGCCGATCTCCATTGCGTTGATCTTGGCGGCGATCATATCCGTGAGCATTGCCACGCGCATGATGTGGTCGGATGAGTATTTGGATTTTCTTTCAATGCCGGTCGCGATTGAGCGCATGAACTCCATCAACAGGTTTTCCAGGCTTGCAATCAATTTGCGGTTGGACAGAGCGATGGCAGCTTGGGATGAAAGGGAATTTAGCATGGTGCGGTGCTCTTCCGTAAAATTGACGATTTCCCCCTGTTTGTCCATGGCATTGATAATCTGGATGATGCCCAACACTTCGTCCTCATGGTTTTTCAAGGGGATGGTGAGCATCGATTTGCAGCGGTAGTTATGCTTTTTGTCCGTGTTAATCGTACCGGTAATATCATAATCCTTCGTTTCATAGACGTCATCAAAGCACAGACACTGCTTGCCATGATAGACGCTGGTGACAATGTGCGTGAGCCTGGGTTTT contains:
- a CDS encoding YitT family protein, which produces MKKLTHGQRLRREAGHLLGILFGAVFFAIGYSWFLLPYNMAPGGVGGLSQIINAYTGIPNGVSMIMINIPLFVISFVFIGRSFGSKSLYGMLITALMTDLISYPVLFRMGFIADLSKYTHIVNGRTIYAMLGPEDMMLSAIAGSVLLGLGLGIIFRFRGSTGGTDIPVALIKQKAGLSIGTGYYMVETGIILLVAIFLKDPKIFIWGYINLFITTKITDLASEGLPYIKGVYIISREVDEIRDEIYAKLERGVTYFKGMGGYEMKDIKVLFCVLNRRQVPLLTDIVKDIDPDAFMILTDVYDVLGYGFKSRKINLSDG
- a CDS encoding nucleoside kinase; its protein translation is MIIDLRLNGIKHSIIELEEPKSIHDVVRDTDILADSVLSYKIDHTQYVNDEYIPMQNTLVNCITYNHHEGSRIYQDSAIFILAKALYGMLGNQHALVIEHSIGDGAFCEVFGIHRFSETDCARIKQEMRVIVESDLPIERIEVKTAEALDIFSSMGRKDILKNLKYNYRETTTIYRCGKYYDSFIRPLADRAGMIQEFDVVYQAPGFILRFPTGKDCKIARPFNLPRKLFAMHQEHDKWLDILNVHNIIDVNKLNDNYDISQFILVEEALHEKKIAEIAADIVKREDAKLILIAGPSSSGKTTFAKRLSVQLQASKAKPLIIGMDDYFIDRDKTARKENGDFDFESIYALDLDFLNQQLKALLDGDEIELPHYDFSRGVRRRSNHYIQMGRDTIVVMEGIHGLNDQLTAAIPSERKAKIYVSALNQLNIDNHNRIPTTDCRLLRRIIRDHQYRGYSANDTILRWSDVREGEEKNIFPYQENADYMFNSSLTYELGILRKHVWKMLHNVPKTSSAFTESRRLINLLSHVVDIPDALVPYNSIIREFTNGSIFRY
- the mutL gene encoding DNA mismatch repair endonuclease MutL; amino-acid sequence: MNRIHILSEDVRNKIAAGEVIERPVSVVKELVENSIDAQATAITVNIEKGGKELIQVIDNGFGMSADDAMLAFERHATSKIKTVDDIIHIGSLGFRGEALPSIASVSALTLVTKTVGEETASRIEYSYGRLKDISKASANQGTMISAKGLFKSLPARRKFLKTDQSELRHILKYFHYQAVLYPEISFKLVVDGREKLSYVAAKTMTERMGDVFGSAFFHDDIIAIDDGYEDYRLQGYIFGLEDRSDKLIDIQYTFINGRFINDKTMRHSIKNAYEPFVLKSRVWQKGSTPPYLLFLSVPPEQIDVNVHPAKLEIRFREQQKVHSFTLQSISKALRNYEDLKFAGAKKKFHQAAEVSAASSLEQTIFRNSVEVPRYSEYKKEFGNLYQPDLFRPPVETPRRPSIPIVNPEVRVGDQMEILPNFSNDTVSIRLLLKSEEDYINPWQLHNTYIFFQIEDGLVIVDQHAAHERIIYEKLVHRTKGTPPTRQKLIVPLVIDIPPYISAQIKDLIETNLELLEKTGFVLKKFSGDSLVIEEIPAELSDWQGGKIFIEILKQLEEEMEIGADFREGLAKSIACKAAIKAGQRLTRKEMLNLINNLFACETPYFCPHGRPLIIKMNLGDFEKKFKRQL
- the miaA gene encoding tRNA (adenosine(37)-N6)-dimethylallyltransferase MiaA; amino-acid sequence: MIPLITIEGATASGKSALALKLALELGAQIISADSRQIYRYLDIGTAKPSKQELALIPHHLIDIIDPDQSYNAGFFCRDAGRIISDLHQQGIPAIACGGTGLYVRSLLWGLFEIPEIPLSIREALKQRLEMEGQERLYHELELIDASFADRISPSDTQRVLRGLEVFQGTGKTISTHWREQENMAKYRCFRILVDPPRPLLYERINARMDTMVANGLIGEISSLFEMGFDTLSPGLNSLGYKEYMPYFAGLEDLATCTLIAAQHCRNYAKRQATWYRKCKFDLTIGNDCISMSHITRLIRDFIQG
- a CDS encoding peptidylprolyl isomerase produces the protein MFIFAKVFDITISEDEVKRESKRLIGASESEELTIKQALSRLIDECILFHEAIREGFEMNECEFDAALLESLEDMDNTSIDCPMNMRQAEELEQSLKRRIVVRKYMRALWEKRLNIGEAELNAFYEDQKEVFFAPETVRASHILIKKDSEDALARISELRASIKSSEDFLARCNQSECPSNIRCGDLGYFPRGKMIREIEEVAFSLELNQISDVFSSPFGYHIIMLTERVIPHQVPLDEIRESLRTRLAQLEREFFLIRHISELRSKHESAIDILVENYKEA
- the dusB gene encoding tRNA dihydrouridine synthase DusB; translation: MKQLIGNKLWLAPLAGYTDQAFRKLCKDHGADVLVSEMVSADGLVRDSAKTIRYIIFDPVERPFGIQIFGSDPLIMAKAAEFCLAWKPDFIDINMGCPVKKVVRRGAGSALMKNLTLAGEIVKACKSALCGEIPLSVKFRSGWDFNNLNFLEFGMLMQDSGADFLCLHPRTQTQMFSGKSDWDHIALLKKNLSIPLIGNGDIISPKTALQLYSHTNCDSVMIGRGALGKPWIFEQIKELMRGETPSPITKDKLRQCIFDHISLALQIKRESVVVKELRSQIGFYTKGIIGGAELRKRMNSTDSIDEIYELLDSALLI
- a CDS encoding HD domain-containing phosphohydrolase → MLNISESKEINQMLNSVVDTINSLVHEQLNHIQRLTKIGESLSSETDLDKIFDMILEEAIAFTNADAATIYKVSDDGSRLEFEIVYTRSLNIKQGGSNSPINWPAIPLYSEDGKPRLTHIVTSVYHGKQCLCFDDVYETKDYDITGTINTDKKHNYRCKSMLTIPLKNHEDEVLGIIQIINAMDKQGEIVNFTEEHRTMLNSLSSQAAIALSNRKLIASLENLLMEFMRSIATGIERKSKYSSDHIMRVAMLTDMIAAKINAMEIGKYAQFRFSENELKELSMAGWMHDVGKIITPEFIMDKSTKLETILDRIDLVEFRFERMKLLCTMLSRLIPAEEYTGFIRQSISAELDPGDISQYFADELAFIKKVNIGGEFVPDSDIERIERLAGIGFEYEGSHYFLISEDEKNNLQIRRGTLTSAEMKQMSAHVSVTWDMLSQLSFPKKYKNVAFYAATHHEKLNGKGYPRGLTAEDLPIQSRIIAVADIFEALTAADRPYKKAKTLTESLRIMAFCVKDGDLDRDLLDFFINSGLYLEFAHKYMNPEQIDLPDIPTIKKIYSL